In the Triplophysa dalaica isolate WHDGS20190420 chromosome 8, ASM1584641v1, whole genome shotgun sequence genome, acgtgacttttaTCAAACAGAATTTAGAGCAGAGGTGggatagatcgaaacacagtttaactGAACAAATCCTATGAGAAAAAGCCAATGAACCAGGGAATACATAGTTATTTATAGAATCAAGTCTACAAACAATTAGGCATATACTGAGAAAACACATAATACgtaaacatgaaacacaaatgcgctaggaagcgcagagagtgagagtgagatagagcgagagagggcATGGCCACGAGGCAGGTacaacatgtctgaaaaccaataaaatcattttcGACAAAGACGCACGAACTTAACGCAGCTATTCTATATATATAGAATCTGATACTTGCTAGCTATGTGCtggaccaatatctgtatgcgcgtggatggaaatcttAAAGGATTtgagaatgcagtcctgttgaaaagCTAAGTTTAGGGGTccgaagttccatggcctaataggactccccagaggggagcctCAAGCCAGGTTGTCTGTTGCATTGGCCTCCgcattctctttctttttccttcTAAATCCCCGAAGTGGATCgttgattgtgtttttaaattcataCCTACCCTGCCCCAAGGTGgcctgcgggccaatgccatgaaagtgataagtgggccagagaaagttccttgtttctcatggcgtctcatttgcatagctctgacagtatggtcagtttgcatttaatacctaaactgagttatggacatagtatgatgcatgctatgtttttataacatagctcatcatatagggaattaaGAGAGGAGTAGTCACATGGAAACATGCTAGGCTTTGAGCTGTGAATCATCCTAACAAACCTTAAATCaacttgtatatctaacagttacaaGCTATTAGCTATTAACTATTTGAAATGGCACGAGAGCCAACACAcgacctagacatttagatacatttatagaaaaggACAGTTTAATCGCGTAAgctcctatttgtcagagaagtttctctggttagcatcagatgttaagttagagatgagacagagtgACTTCTCACCTCTGCTTTGAAGCataggagtcgtaaatatcccaCAGAGAAACCTAAGGGTTATCCAAACTCTCAGTGAGATAGCacaacctaaaaccagacccctgGAGCTACATTTTGCcatggtcttttgatgatggtatcaaGAAACCAGGATAAAAGGGAATGGAGGGGTTTTATAGCTCTTCTTTCCATGATTCCGACCACTTGGCTTATGCCAAATACTCTGTCTATCTAaaatttttgtgtattttaacaaGCAGTGGGGTCATGTTTGCTTGTGTGAAAAATAGGGCCTAAAAGTGGATGCTTAATTTATGCACCTCAGAGAGGTATTCAGAAGctctttgtatgtttttgtgatgcTCTGCACGTTATCTCATATTGTGTTTGAGATGTATATGTGTAGTTTTATGagtactttttttaaaagcttgaAGAGGAACAATGACAGCATGGGGCAGATCTACATTCCCTTTTGTATTCCGTTTTACTTTCAGTTACTGCTTGCATATGTACACCCTTGTATTTCTATCTGccttattttctttcttattgtgtgtctgtgtcttcCTCCAGTCATCTGAATACAGTGGTTTTAAGGGGTCAAGCTCTAGGACTTCATCCAGGGCAAATTCTGCGTGCAGCAGCCCTGTGGTGAGCACCTACAAAGACAAATTAAATTGATCATTCAGTATCGTTCTATTTTATGAGTTGTTTGCTCACAAAGATGGATGAATTTTCAACTACAGGCATGTTgtttataattatgtttttccCAGGAGTAAACCCTTAAAGGTGGTGCTTGGGCCTTGTATAATGGATTGTTGAAGTTTCTGCAAAATGTATTTGCAAGTAGCCTGGATTaaattgaaatgtgtttatctTATAACTAGTACAGAATTATACTAAAAGTGTCAACTGAGAggttatgtgtgtttgtctgcatTCCTTCTCAGGGTGCATGTGGAGAGTCAACTGTTAAACTTGGATGGTTGAGACTTCTTAAATAGCTAAAATAACTTATGTTTcctaaaaattataatatggCGCCCTCCGGTGGTTTCCAGGAGGATTGCAGCAATTCAGTGGCTAGTTATATGCGAAGCAGCACAGCTAGTATTACTGGTCTTTCTAGAGATCTTGACCATATCATTATCCCAGACCTGCCAGATGTTAATGGAAGACCGTCTATGGTACGAGATTTATACTGGGGATCCTGTGATGTCTGATGCACTGTTGAGGCCTTGAGTTGTGAAGTTTAGCAGGGTCTGCTTTGATTTTTTCATGCATCTTGCATTTGAATGCCTTTTCAGTTTGATTGTCTTGAACCTGGAGATGTTACAGAAATCTATTTGGTCAATGGATTTGACAAGTTGTCAATGGACAATTTTACATTGCATGGACTGAAAACCTCTGATAGCCATGACTTTTGTTGGATATTTGTGTTTTCAGCTGTTCACAACGTGATAATGCACTTTCTGTTCATCTTAAccagaaatatttaaaaaaataatttaaaatgattcaagGTGCAATGTGTAGGATTAAAggagatctattgacagaaataaaatataatatatgtctttTTTAAACTTCTTTTGACTTTTAACTTGCAAAATGaggcattatgtttttattaccttagaatccaatatttctatctacactgaccaaaattataaaagCAGCACTTCTGTTTTTGCCCCCAATgttcatgagctgaactcaaatatttaagaatttttcTATGATCACAAAAGTATTGTTCACAATTCTGTCTAAATGTGTTAGTGAGCACTTCTTCTTTGCCGAGAGTGTACATACACTGCTGGTCGACATTTCAAACGTGACGACATCATTGTCCTGTCAGCCACCGAAGTGCTTCATAAGGGAGGGTTGAGTGGTGGactgagctgttggttgcaattcgcaacctcaccgctagatgccgctaaaatctccacattgcatCTTTAATTTGTATTTGACGTCAAAAACAAGATCAAACCATTTAGGTTTAAAAATGACTAACTTGATCTGGTTTTCTACCcataacagatttatttttctaatacTGTAATGCTTGTTTTCAGTGGATGACATAAATCTCTAAACAGCCTAACATTTTTTTGTCGCATTGTGGTGTTTTAAATTCTGGGAAAATTGAAggaaaatctgtttattttgtattatcttTATTCACAGGCTGATGACAGGTTAGAGCGTGACTACTTGGAAAAGGTTTgtagatatacatttttaagattattttcaATAGTGTTTGTACAAGTTAACTACAATGAACtctgatattttaatattatataatattattattttagggCTCTTCACGAGCATCAACGATATCTGGCACTACTCTCACCTCTCTGGGCGGGACGTCTTCACGGAGAGGAAGTGGAGATACATCTTTCACTGCAGACACAGAAGTTTCCATACGGGAAATCAAGGTTATTGTTTAACCAGTTGATTTATGTAGACTGTTTTTCTTCTACAAAACCCCCATGATATAATCCTATTATACACCATTGATGTGGACATtggacaaaacacaaaatctatataatttcatgttttgtgttgacttcaaatataataatgaatataCTTGATGTACAATATACTTGGGATATTGCTCATTTACATCATTCAGCTTCGCAGCATTCAAAGCAGGTCAATGCACTTTGATTTTTCCATGTCATTCTTGTGGTGCTCAGTTGTGTTCCTGGAGATGCCTTCAGCAGAatttaatcaaacacacctgatactagatagtgtttgtgtgttaaagagGGTGTAACTAAACACTGCCGAGAGAAAAATCTTCAGGAACTGAGCAGCTCATTCCTAAGCGTTCGTTCTGACTTCTCGCCGTTTCTTAAGCTTTCTTCTGTAATTCTTGCATTGCTCTTCCACCACTGTGTCTTTCATCCTTTCTCCtcgtcttcattcttcatggCTTTTATTTAGGAGATACACGAGCTTAAGGATCAGATTCAAGACGTGGAGGCGAAGCACATGCAGAACCTCAAAGAGCTCAAGGTATACCTCTGTTTGAAGCACAGTATCAGTGCCGGCCAAGCAAGAATTATATTTAGGTTTTATTGGGCTGTAAAAGAAACAGCCGTTTATAATATGTAAAGTTTAATTTCCTCATAACCAGCAAGTGGATAGTTTACCTAACATCAGGTAATAAGAAGGAATATTGTTTTCTAGTCttcctttgttttttattaggcTCTCATCTTGAATGTACGTCTGTGTCTGTGCTGAAAACATCTATCGCCTGCTTTATCTTTGACTTGTTTTATTCTTAGCAACACACTGTTACACTTTTAGTGTCCATAACACTATAATGAAGTTTTGGAAGTTAAAACGTGTGTTTAAAGTGCTTCAGTGTTtaatatgcatgtgtgtttacaaATATATGCTTATTTTTACTGTGTTGTCTGACATTTTAAAGGAGTCACTAATGGAAGTGGAGGGAAAGTACCGGAAGGCCATGGTGTCCAATGCACAGATGGACAACGAGAAGACCAATCTGATATATGAAGTGGACATTTTAAAAGACTCTTTAATGGAACTGGAGGAAATGCTCTCTGAAACACGACGTGAGCTTGAGGACAAGAGTAAGGTCTGTACATTTTTGTCTTCATGTTTTAACATCAGTGAATGATGCTGCTTGAAAAATCATTTACAAtgaaacaattaatttattctttgttttttaggaCTTTGAAAGAGAGAAGCATGCACATAGTATACTGCAGTTTCAGtacaatgaattaaaagagaCGTTAAAACAAAGTGAAGAACTGCTAACTGTGAGTACTGTTGTCATTGCCATTTAAATGTCTCTTTCTTGAagctttttgtctttttaaatgctttgcTTTTCTGAACATCTGCCTTTAACCTCCGTCTTTCATTCTGATCTTTGCTCTCCTTCACGCACAATCCTTTCTATAGGAGATCCGTCAGTTACGACTCAAACAAGACGGCTTTGTCAGAGAGGTTTCTGACCTTCAGGAAACTATTGAAtggaagaataaaaaaattggggTATGATCCCAGGATGTGTTGTACCAGCGCTTAAGATTAAGAATTAAGAaaccttttttactttttaatttgtattatagtATAGTATTATACTATATCTTAATTCTACTTTCAGCTACACTTTTTCTATGCTTTACTTGTTTCTTATCTTGATGTTCATCATCAACCTTCTGTCTGCTTTGCCTCATCTTTGCCAAATCCCCTCTGATGCTGTTCAGGCATTAGAGAGGCAGAAGGAGTTTTCCGATGCCATTCGGAATGAGAGAGACGAGCTCAGAGATGAGGTTGTTCAgatcaaagatattttgaaggtaTTCATCCTTGTGTGGTGAAAATGGCTAATTGAAAAAAtagatatattttcataaacattttctaaCAGAACAGAGAATGTAATTATACATGTAATATGTTCTTTTCAGTAGACCGAATCTGTGTTTAGCTTCTTGAAATGAATGTCATTAATCAATCATTAGCACCTTGCTGAATAACGTTATATCAACAGAATATCAGTGTATCCACAAATCAATACAGGCAACATATGCTCCCTTCGCTGTGTGTCTAAATATAGCCTGACTGGTTACTAAATTAAGTGTACTTGCTTTTATTAACTCTGTTCAGAAACATGGTATTGTCCTTGGACATGATCTAGCCACCAATGGAGAAACGGGTGAAGACGTGGGAGAGACTGAACAGAGTTCTCAGACATCATCTGTTGAGATCCGAGAGGGGAGCAGTGTGCTAGGTAAGCGGTTTATTGACCGTCTGTCATTGCATGCTAAGATTTCTTTAACATTGCTGCCTGCTTTCTTATCTTGACAAACTAAAGTCTAACCAAACTGCTTCTATTACAAACTGTCATATCAACGTCTCACACACTTCACTGCTTCCCTGTTTTCACAAAACCCACTTTTAAAAATTATGCTTGAAATtatgcattaaacattttgctGTCATTTGAATCAGTTTAGCACATCATAGCATTATGATTATGTCTAGGACAAGTTTTTTTACCAAATAACTGCAAAAATAATCCAAATGGCTTTGTTTACTTTGGAATCACAATATTCTTCAATCAAAACCAGAGCTGGTGTTAGAAAAGCTGTGCTGGGTGCTTGACTTGGCCAAACTCTTGGGTTTTCTTTGGGACATCTTTCACACATGTGATTTGTAGGTTTCAGAGCTTTGGCTTGAGGTCTTTTTATTCCCATTTCTTCCCTCTTCTCTACCTTTCGCTAAATATCTTGGCTACTTGGCAACtagaaacacatttcttttggCCTTAACAATGCCTCAATCGTCTCCCAGGCACTCATCAGTTGAAGATGTGCAAAGACCAGGACCGAAAAAATTTGGACAAGGATGTGAAAGAGAATCAAGTGTCTTCACATGTCCCACTGAGCTCTACAGAGAAATCTTTAGATACAAATGAGAATGGAGACTTAAGGGATGAAGTAAACCAGAGTGAAGAGCAACAGTCTGATAACATACCTGAATCAAAACCTCCAAGTTCTGTTGGTGATCATGAAATCGTTGAAACAAAATCCACGGATGAGATCGAAGCAGAGCAGCTTGTATTGGAAGATTCAGGGGGTAATACTGTGGAGATGGATGTTCACACAGATGGACCTATGGAAACAGATCAACAAGAGAGCATATGTGCCAAACAGATCATCAAAAAAGAAACTTCTCTAGAGTCAGTCTCTGGTCCAATACTAGAAGATCAGCCTGCTGAGGATGTGCTTGATAGTAAAAGCAAGCCTGTAGAGAAACATGTTGAATCTTTACACACAGAGAAGGTTCCACAAACCCAAGGTGCcagtgtttcaaataaaaagaagaaaaagaagaagaaaagcaaacagaaacagaaacaaagtGACAAGCTGGAGAGCGAAGCAAAGATAGACAGCAAGAATGAAAAGGTCTTAAATGAGGATAATCCAGACCTAAATCTAAAAAGTGATCAAGAGGGAAACCATGAGGAGCACTTGAGGAATGACGTATCTAAAGCAATACAAACAGAAATCCCAGCTGATGTTACACACGATGATAAAAGTAAGGTTGAAATGGACTGTGTCAAAAAAATTATCACAGATAAACATGATGATGCTGGAGATCGATTTCAAGTTATTCCAGATGTGGTTGATTCAGCGGAGATATCAAATTCTGAATCTACTAAGAGTGTCCCTTCAGCAGTCAGTATCTATAACCTCACAGACCAAACTGACGTTTCAGCAAATCCACCCCAAGAGGTTTCTTCAGAAAACGATGCTTTGCTGTCTTATGAAGTATCTGATAAGATTGTGGATACTGCTGACAGGTGTGTGGAAACACTTGACTCTGTCAGCAGGTCTGACAACATTGAGAAGTCTTTGATGGGAGATGACACAGAAGTGAAGAGTCACGTGGACAGTGATGCATTAGTAGAGGAGGAAAAGCTTCAAAGTATTGATCCAGAAGAGACCGCTTTCTCTGGAGATAATGATGAGTCTGTTCCAAAATGTCCTTTAGCTTCCTCTGTCACAGAGAagttagaaaatgaaagtgaaaatgtaGTTAAGGAACAATCAACATCTCACAATAGTATTGAGGTGGAGCAGAAAGAGGTAAAAACACAGGAAGATGAATTAGTTGAGGAAGCTCTGCATAGTGGAGAAGCTTTTAATGAAGACAGTAATATAGACACAGCTGTATCTGAATCCCAACTTGTTTTAGAAAAAGGtgaagatgaagaagaggaaagaTCACTGTATGATCAGCTTCTACCTGATCAGGAATCACTGGGAGCCTCGGATCAAGAATCAAAGCTTGAAAAGGGTGATCATAAGAAGGAAGGATCATTTCAGGGACCGATAACAATTGATATGCAACTGCCTGGTGAGGTGGAGAATATTCTGGCagacaaatgtgagaaggaagAATCAATCCAGGTTATGCTTGATGTGGAGATTCCTGGATATGATAAAGGTATTCTTGTCGAAAAGGGTGAGTGTCATGAGAATGAAGTATCAATCCAGGATCCGGTTATGCCTCATACTCAACTGCCTGGAGATAATGACGATGTTCTGATAAAAGAAGTTGAGGAGCATGAGAAGGAGGACTCAGTCCAAGATCAGGTCATGCTTGATACAGAACTGTATGGAGAGGATGAAGGCGTTTTGGTGGAGTTGGTTAGAGGTTCCCCAGAGCTCAGAGAAGACGCTGAGGAGGAAGATGAAGGAGAAACTTTTGATTTTGATGAAATGGATCTTGAAGCATCATCAGACGATCCTCCAAAGCACTGTAAAGATCAAGTAAGTAGTGATGTTACTCTGTTAAAAGAAGTGCACGAAGCAAACAAAGAATGCCAAAGTGATGCCATCAATGAAGACCATATTCAAGATGATGATGAACCTCTGGGAAGTCCAGATCAGGATTCTGAGCAACAGAAGCAGATGGATGATGAAAATACAATTGGAAACCCAGAAACAATGACAGAGGTAGAAACATGTTTAACAGAGGACACTCAAGTCTACAAGAAAGACATTAAACCTGATCATCAACAACAAGAATGTACAGTTGAGAAGCATCAGAAAACATCAGAAGAATTGAGGCACAGGGATCCGATCTCAGAGATGGAGACAAAAGATGTTGGCCAAGAGATGAAAAGTTTGATTATCAATGAAAACCCAGGAATTAAGACCTCACGAGAGCAGGAAGCTGAGAGAGAAACAACAATGACCAACAAAGAAGATGATAGGAAGGAAACTAAAAAAAGTAGCAAGAAAGGAAAAAGCAAGGGGAAAGAGGATTGTAAAATGTCTTAATATGCCATGAAAATTCACACTTGATTTGCTCTGCATCTAAAGTGCACTTATGTAGGTCCCACTGATAGTATTGTGGAACTGTTACTTTACCAAGACTTCTGAGAATCTCATGGTATCAGTGTTGTCTTAGTAATGTCTTATCAGTCATGTCATTTTCATTATAACTGTTTAAggaaacatattttatacaggAAT is a window encoding:
- the LOC130427203 gene encoding uncharacterized protein LOC130427203 isoform X1 — translated: MGSHGPGRKRTTSKNGLTAEEDALNVIAREAEARLAAKRAARAEAREIRMKELERQQKEIYQVQKKYSGLDNLDNKWGDIEQWMEDSERYTRLSRRHASVSDDEERISVGSRSNIRSDLDASGGYGGLPQIPSSHSHKKSKKKKKHSSKTSNGYDDDLSTLSSRSSRLSDESKRSLSSRRDLQSSTYYSPEQYSSSSYSSKHQGLSYNGYKLSLLHSRKHRGPVYEDSLYSGSRRSSVRASSEYSGFKGSSSRTSSRANSACSSPVADDRLERDYLEKGSSRASTISGTTLTSLGGTSSRRGSGDTSFTADTEVSIREIKEIHELKDQIQDVEAKHMQNLKELKESLMEVEGKYRKAMVSNAQMDNEKTNLIYEVDILKDSLMELEEMLSETRRELEDKSKDFEREKHAHSILQFQYNELKETLKQSEELLTEIRQLRLKQDGFVREVSDLQETIEWKNKKIGALERQKEFSDAIRNERDELRDEVVQIKDILKKHGIVLGHDLATNGETGEDVGETEQSSQTSSVEIREGSSVLGTHQLKMCKDQDRKNLDKDVKENQVSSHVPLSSTEKSLDTNENGDLRDEVNQSEEQQSDNIPESKPPSSVGDHEIVETKSTDEIEAEQLVLEDSGGNTVEMDVHTDGPMETDQQESICAKQIIKKETSLESVSGPILEDQPAEDVLDSKSKPVEKHVESLHTEKVPQTQGASVSNKKKKKKKKSKQKQKQSDKLESEAKIDSKNEKVLNEDNPDLNLKSDQEGNHEEHLRNDVSKAIQTEIPADVTHDDKSKVEMDCVKKIITDKHDDAGDRFQVIPDVVDSAEISNSESTKSVPSAVSIYNLTDQTDVSANPPQEVSSENDALLSYEVSDKIVDTADRCVETLDSVSRSDNIEKSLMGDDTEVKSHVDSDALVEEEKLQSIDPEETAFSGDNDESVPKCPLASSVTEKLENESENVVKEQSTSHNSIEVEQKEVKTQEDELVEEALHSGEAFNEDSNIDTAVSESQLVLEKGEDEEEERSLYDQLLPDQESLGASDQESKLEKGDHKKEGSFQGPITIDMQLPGEVENILADKCEKEESIQVMLDVEIPGYDKGILVEKGECHENEVSIQDPVMPHTQLPGDNDDVLIKEVEEHEKEDSVQDQVMLDTELYGEDEGVLVELVRGSPELREDAEEEDEGETFDFDEMDLEASSDDPPKHCKDQVSSDVTLLKEVHEANKECQSDAINEDHIQDDDEPLGSPDQDSEQQKQMDDENTIGNPETMTEVETCLTEDTQVYKKDIKPDHQQQECTVEKHQKTSEELRHRDPISEMETKDVGQEMKSLIINENPGIKTSREQEAERETTMTNKEDDRKETKKSSKKGKSKGKEDCKMS
- the LOC130427203 gene encoding leucine-rich repeat flightless-interacting protein 1-like isoform X15, coding for MGSHGPGRKRTTSKNGLTAEEDALNVIAREAEARLAAKRAARAEAREIRMKELERQQKEVSDDEERISVGSRSNIRADDRLERDYLEKGSSRASTISGTTLTSLGGTSSRRGSGDTSFTADTEVSIREIKEIHELKDQIQDVEAKHMQNLKELKESLMEVEGKYRKAMVSNAQMDNEKTNLIYEVDILKDSLMELEEMLSETRRELEDKSKDFEREKHAHSILQFQYNELKETLKQSEELLTEIRQLRLKQDGFVREVSDLQETIEWKNKKIGALERQKEFSDAIRNERDELRDEVVQIKDILKKHGIVLGHDLATNGETGEDVGETEQSSQTSSVEIREGSSVLGTHQLKMCKDQDRKNLDKDVKENQVSSHVPLSSTEKSLDTNENGDLRDEVNQSEEQQSDNIPESKPPSSVGDHEIVETKSTDEIEAEQLVLEDSGGNTVEMDVHTDGPMETDQQESICAKQIIKKETSLESVSGPILEDQPAEDVLDSKSKPVEKHVESLHTEKVPQTQGASVSNKKKKKKKKSKQKQKQSDKLESEAKIDSKNEKVLNEDNPDLNLKSDQEGNHEEHLRNDVSKAIQTEIPADVTHDDKSKVEMDCVKKIITDKHDDAGDRFQVIPDVVDSAEISNSESTKSVPSAVSIYNLTDQTDVSANPPQEVSSENDALLSYEVSDKIVDTADRCVETLDSVSRSDNIEKSLMGDDTEVKSHVDSDALVEEEKLQSIDPEETAFSGDNDESVPKCPLASSVTEKLENESENVVKEQSTSHNSIEVEQKEVKTQEDELVEEALHSGEAFNEDSNIDTAVSESQLVLEKGEDEEEERSLYDQLLPDQESLGASDQESKLEKGDHKKEGSFQGPITIDMQLPGEVENILADKCEKEESIQVMLDVEIPGYDKGILVEKGECHENEVSIQDPVMPHTQLPGDNDDVLIKEVEEHEKEDSVQDQVMLDTELYGEDEGVLVELVRGSPELREDAEEEDEGETFDFDEMDLEASSDDPPKHCKDQVSSDVTLLKEVHEANKECQSDAINEDHIQDDDEPLGSPDQDSEQQKQMDDENTIGNPETMTEVETCLTEDTQVYKKDIKPDHQQQECTVEKHQKTSEELRHRDPISEMETKDVGQEMKSLIINENPGIKTSREQEAERETTMTNKEDDRKETKKSSKKGKSKGKEDCKMS
- the LOC130427203 gene encoding uncharacterized protein LOC130427203 isoform X9; the encoded protein is MGSHGPGRKRTTSKNGLTAEEDALNVIAREAEARLAAKRAARAEAREIRMKELERQQKEIYQVQKKYSGLDNLDNKWGDIEQWMEDSERYTRLSRRHASVSDDEERISVGSRSNIRSDLDASGGYGGLPQIPSSHSHKKSKKKKKHSSKTSNGYDDDLSTLSSRGPVYEDSLYSGSRRSSVRASSEYSGFKGSSSRTSSRANSACSSPVADDRLERDYLEKGSSRASTISGTTLTSLGGTSSRRGSGDTSFTADTEVSIREIKEIHELKDQIQDVEAKHMQNLKELKESLMEVEGKYRKAMVSNAQMDNEKTNLIYEVDILKDSLMELEEMLSETRRELEDKSKDFEREKHAHSILQFQYNELKETLKQSEELLTEIRQLRLKQDGFVREVSDLQETIEWKNKKIGALERQKEFSDAIRNERDELRDEVVQIKDILKKHGIVLGHDLATNGETGEDVGETEQSSQTSSVEIREGSSVLGTHQLKMCKDQDRKNLDKDVKENQVSSHVPLSSTEKSLDTNENGDLRDEVNQSEEQQSDNIPESKPPSSVGDHEIVETKSTDEIEAEQLVLEDSGGNTVEMDVHTDGPMETDQQESICAKQIIKKETSLESVSGPILEDQPAEDVLDSKSKPVEKHVESLHTEKVPQTQGASVSNKKKKKKKKSKQKQKQSDKLESEAKIDSKNEKVLNEDNPDLNLKSDQEGNHEEHLRNDVSKAIQTEIPADVTHDDKSKVEMDCVKKIITDKHDDAGDRFQVIPDVVDSAEISNSESTKSVPSAVSIYNLTDQTDVSANPPQEVSSENDALLSYEVSDKIVDTADRCVETLDSVSRSDNIEKSLMGDDTEVKSHVDSDALVEEEKLQSIDPEETAFSGDNDESVPKCPLASSVTEKLENESENVVKEQSTSHNSIEVEQKEVKTQEDELVEEALHSGEAFNEDSNIDTAVSESQLVLEKGEDEEEERSLYDQLLPDQESLGASDQESKLEKGDHKKEGSFQGPITIDMQLPGEVENILADKCEKEESIQVMLDVEIPGYDKGILVEKGECHENEVSIQDPVMPHTQLPGDNDDVLIKEVEEHEKEDSVQDQVMLDTELYGEDEGVLVELVRGSPELREDAEEEDEGETFDFDEMDLEASSDDPPKHCKDQVSSDVTLLKEVHEANKECQSDAINEDHIQDDDEPLGSPDQDSEQQKQMDDENTIGNPETMTEVETCLTEDTQVYKKDIKPDHQQQECTVEKHQKTSEELRHRDPISEMETKDVGQEMKSLIINENPGIKTSREQEAERETTMTNKEDDRKETKKSSKKGKSKGKEDCKMS
- the LOC130427203 gene encoding leucine-rich repeat flightless-interacting protein 1-like isoform X17; this translates as MGSHGPGRKRTTSKNGLTAEEDALNVIAREAEARLAAKRAARAEAREIRMKELERQQKEVSDDEERISVGSRSNIRADDRLERDYLEKGSSRASTISGTTLTSLGGTSSRRGSGDTSFTADTEVSIREIKESLMEVEGKYRKAMVSNAQMDNEKTNLIYEVDILKDSLMELEEMLSETRRELEDKSKDFEREKHAHSILQFQYNELKETLKQSEELLTKHGIVLGHDLATNGETGEDVGETEQSSQTSSVEIREGSSVLGTHQLKMCKDQDRKNLDKDVKENQVSSHVPLSSTEKSLDTNENGDLRDEVNQSEEQQSDNIPESKPPSSVGDHEIVETKSTDEIEAEQLVLEDSGGNTVEMDVHTDGPMETDQQESICAKQIIKKETSLESVSGPILEDQPAEDVLDSKSKPVEKHVESLHTEKVPQTQGASVSNKKKKKKKKSKQKQKQSDKLESEAKIDSKNEKVLNEDNPDLNLKSDQEGNHEEHLRNDVSKAIQTEIPADVTHDDKSKVEMDCVKKIITDKHDDAGDRFQVIPDVVDSAEISNSESTKSVPSAVSIYNLTDQTDVSANPPQEVSSENDALLSYEVSDKIVDTADRCVETLDSVSRSDNIEKSLMGDDTEVKSHVDSDALVEEEKLQSIDPEETAFSGDNDESVPKCPLASSVTEKLENESENVVKEQSTSHNSIEVEQKEVKTQEDELVEEALHSGEAFNEDSNIDTAVSESQLVLEKGEDEEEERSLYDQLLPDQESLGASDQESKLEKGDHKKEGSFQGPITIDMQLPGEVENILADKCEKEESIQVMLDVEIPGYDKGILVEKGECHENEVSIQDPVMPHTQLPGDNDDVLIKEVEEHEKEDSVQDQVMLDTELYGEDEGVLVELVRGSPELREDAEEEDEGETFDFDEMDLEASSDDPPKHCKDQVSSDVTLLKEVHEANKECQSDAINEDHIQDDDEPLGSPDQDSEQQKQMDDENTIGNPETMTEVETCLTEDTQVYKKDIKPDHQQQECTVEKHQKTSEELRHRDPISEMETKDVGQEMKSLIINENPGIKTSREQEAERETTMTNKEDDRKETKKSSKKGKSKGKEDCKMS